In one window of Sciurus carolinensis chromosome X, mSciCar1.2, whole genome shotgun sequence DNA:
- the LOC124972134 gene encoding 40S ribosomal protein S27-like, protein MDVKCPGCYKITTVFSHAQTVVLCVGCSTVLCQPTGGKARLTEGCSFRRKQR, encoded by the coding sequence ATGGATGTGAAATGCCCAGGATGCTATAAAATCACGACAGTTTTTAGCCATGCACAAACAGTAGTTTTATGTGTTGGCTGTTCAACTGTCCTCTGCCAGCCTACGGGAGGAAAAGCAAGACTTACAGAAGGATGTTCCTTCAGGAGGAAGCAGCGCTAA